Part of the Paenibacillus sp. JNUCC32 genome is shown below.
AACAAGCTTTACAACGAAGGGCTGATCAGCCGCGACTTCAGTTTGGACGAAGACAAGAAGCAGTTGACCCAGGACGTGACCAACGGTCTTACGGGCTTCCTGACGGAGGATTATCCGAACATGTACTACGCCGACGGCACCTATGATACGCTCCTCAAAAACCAGCCGGACGCCAAGCTTACGCCAATTGATCCATTCACCAACTCCGAAGGCAAGCATGCGAAGCCGGAATACGCTCCAAACGGCATGTACATCATGATTCCGAAAACAAGCCAACATGCCGAAGAAGCGATCAAATACCTGAATTGGATGGCCGACCCGGACAATCTGCTGGCGCTGCAAAACGGCGTGGAAGGCGAAAACTACGAAATGGTGGACGGCATTCCCGTCATGAAGACCGACGCCCCTCAAGAGGTGATTGACCGGCTTTACAACAGCGGCGACATTGCCATTATCGCCAACGGTAATTTTGTAGGCGACGAAACGCAGAACCGGGAGAAACTGACAACCAACTTCCCGGAAAAGTTCCAGGATCTGCATCGCAAGGCCGTGGAAATCTCGGCAACGGATACGTTTAAGCCGGTCAATTTCGACCGTCCGATCGAGGCTGAGGCGAAATACGGCACGAACCTGCAGGCCAAATACGAAGAGATGATCGTGAAGACGGCCATGGCGAAACCGGAAGATTTCGAGAAAACATTTGAAGCGACCATGAAGGATTACATGGTCAGCGGCGGCCAGGCGATTCTTGATGAGCGGACCAAAGTTTATCAGGAAATGCAAACCAAGTAAACCAGCGGGAAAAGGGAAAGGACGGCTTCTTCAAGAGGCCGTTCCTTCGCTCCCGGCGTCATGGACAAGGAGAGGATGATACAGATGAGAGGAACCGTTTACCTGCGCCGGTACTGGCAATTATACGCACTGCTTGTTCTGCCTTTGGTCTATTTCATTATTTTCAAATACGGCCCGATGTGGGGCGTACAGATCGCCTTTAAGGACTTCAACTTCTTCCAAGGAATCACCGGAAGTGAATGGATTGGACTGGATGCCTTTCGCGAAGTTTTCCAAACCCAGGATTTTTATAAAACCCTCCGCAATACGCTGATGCTCAACCTGCTGGACCTTGTGGTATCATTTCCGGCGCCCTTGATTCTCGCCATCATGCTTCATGAACTTAGAATCCAGTGGTTTAAACGTTTGTCCCAAACGATATTGTATATTCCCCATTTCATTTCATGGGTTATCATAGGCGGCATCGTATACCAGGTGTTCGGCACGCAATCCGGCATGATCAACAACATGCTGATGGCGCTCGGTTTTGAATCGGTACCTTTTCTAACCGAAAAAAACACGTGGCTCATTACGTACCTCGCGACGGGGGTGTGGCAGAGCGCCGGCTGGGGAACCATCCTCTATCTGGCTGCCTTGACCGGCATCAACAAGGAGCTGTTTGAAGCGGCTGAAGTGGACGGAGCGGGCAGGTTCAAGCGCATCTGGCATATCACGCTGCCGGGCCTGAAAACGACGATTGTGACGCTCCTCATCATCAACCTCGGCAATATGATCTCGATCGGCTTTGACCGTCCGTTTGTCATCGGCAATAAAGCGGTCATGGATTATTCCGACGTGCTGAGTACCTATGTGTACCGGACGGGTCTGGAATCCGGACAGTATACCCTGGCTACGGTGGTCGGCCTGTTCCAGGCTGTTGTCGGGCTGGTCTTTATCCTCGGCGCCAACTATGCATCCAAAAAACTGACGGACGAGTCCATCATTTAACGTTTTTGCAGAAAGGAGATTCACTCATGAGCGAGCGTGTGTCGAGCCGCGTTTTTGATTCCGTAAACATGATCCTGCTGGCGGTTTTCGTACTTCTCTGTCTGGCGCCTTTTTTCCATATTATCGCCATTTCCTTCAGCTCCAACCGGGCGGTAACGTCCGGCGAGGTGACGTTGTTTCCGGTGGAGTTCAGCCTTCAGGCTTATCAATCCGTATTCTCGGATTCCAGCATGATCCGTTCTCTCGGCTTTACGATTATGCTGACGCTGCTGACGACGGTGCTGTGCATGGTCATGACGATGATTGCCGCTTACCCGTTGACGAAAAAGAAGCTGAAGGGCCGAAAAGTGTTTATGTTTATCATCATTGTGACCATGTTCTTCAGCGGGGGCATTATCCCGGAGTACATTCTCGTGAAGGACTTGAACCTGCTGAATACGATCTGGGCGCTTGTTCTTCCGGGGCTGATCAGTCCGTTTTATCTGATTATCCTGATCTCCTTCTTCAACGGAATTCCGGAAAGCCTGGAGGAAGCGGCCGAGATCGACGGTACGAGCCAAATCGGAACGATGCTTCGAATCATTCTGCCGCTGTCTTTGCCGGTCATTGCGACGCTGAGCCTGTTCTACGCGGTCGGGCGCTGGAACGGATTCCAGGACACGCTGCTCTATATTACGAAGGAAGAGCTGTATCCGCTGCAGCTGAAGCTGTATCAGCTGGTACAGAACAATATGATTACGGATTTGACCCGCAACGAGGGACCGGCAGCCGGTGTCAGAGCAACCACGGAAAGTCTGAAAGCGGCAAGCGTCGTATTTGCCACGGTGCCGATTCTTGTTGTGTACCCGTGGCTGCAGCGTTACTTCGTCAGCGGCGTGATGCTGGGTGCCGTGAAGGGTTAAGGATGACGGATATTAGGGGGATCGTATGATGCTGAACAGGGTTTTTGAAGTCAATGACAGCTGGGTGCGGGAGGGGATGGACCGCCAGATCTTAGAGGAAACGCATCGCTGGCACGGCGGGGTGCGCACCATGGAGAACGGTTTGCCATCGCCCAACCATAACACAGGGACGCCGACCGCCATGGCGATATGGGCAGCAGCACTCTGCAATCCGGCATCGGCATATTACCGCGATAAGGAGCTGGCACACAGGTTTGCGCTTTCGGCCCGTTATATGCTTGCGGCTCAGCACGGCGACGGTACGATTTCGCCCGGCTGGACGAATTTCCATTCCCCTCCGGATACCGCCTTCGTGGTGGTTGGATATGCGCAAGCTGCACAGCTGATTCTGGCTGACGGTTGGGCGGAGCTGAAGGGAGCGGCTGCGGATATGCTGTTGTTTCTGGAGCGCACCTTGCCTGCGCTGATTACCGGAGGCTGCCATACGCCGAACCACCGGTGGGTGATCTGCGCGGCGCTGGGCTTCTTGAATGAGCTTTTTGATTCGCGGGATGCCTTGAAAAGGGCGGAGGAGTGGCTCGCCGAAGGCATGGACGCCACCTTGGACGGAGAATGGACCGAGCGCAGCAACGGGATCTACAACGTCGTCAGCGACGTCATGCTGATTCACGCGGCCAGACTGCTGAAGCGTCCGGAGCTGCTGGTACCGGTGCGGGCCAATCTGAAGATGATGACTTATTTGGTCCACCCGGACGGGGAGATCGTCACGGAATATTCCGGACGGCAGGATTATGGCCAGCGTTTTGATATGTCGGGGTACTTCCTGCCGTCTCTGATGATGGCTTCCCTGGACCGCGATCCGGTATTTCAAGGGATGGCGGAACAGTCGCTGTCTCTGCTGAAACATCCCGGCGGAGCACCGACCAACGCAGCCGTTCGGCTGCTCTTGGATCCGGGTCTCATGCGCGAGCGTGCAGAGACAACGCCCATGCCGGAGCATTACCGCGTCGTTCTGAACGGCGAATTTCCAAGGGAGCGCTACTTGTCCGGATATGCCGGTGCCGGCCATCACGGCGTTATCCGATACAGCCGGATGCACACGGATTTTGGGGCTCCGGTCGCGCGAATCCGTGAGGGCCGCACCAGCGTGACCGTGAGCACGGAGATGTCCTCCTTCTTTTCTCTGCGTCATGGAGCGGCTCGGCTTCTCGGCGTGCAGTTCGCTTCCTATTTCGACCCCGGCTTTGTCAAGATGAGCCGGCTGACGACGCTGGAGCAGGGATACCGGTTATCCGGCGAACAGGAAAAGGGTTATGACGGACCGGTGCCGGAAGCAGCTCTGCCTGATAGTGCAAGGGAAGGCGTCAGCCCTTGGTATCTACTGCCGCATCACTGCCGTCCGCAGACGCATGTCCAGCGGCACAAGGTGGAGGTGGAAGTGGTGGAAGCGAGCGACCGCTGGAAGCTGGTCATTTCCTCGACGGAGCCGGAGGAGGTCGTGTCGCAAATCTCGCTGATTTTTCCGGCGGCCGGCAATCTTAGCGGCGGAGAGCTTGCTCCAGCCGGCGGGGATGCCCAGTTCTGGATGGAAGGGAGCATTCGTTACGAGATGGACGGCGATTGGCTGGAAATCAGCGGGGGCGGATTGCAGCACACGGCGGCTGGCGTCCGGGAAGCGGCTTATCCGCTCGGCTTCCGAACGCTGCTGCTGAATGTGGTGACTCCCTTCGTGAAGGAGATCCATATCAAGCTTTCGCCAGCGGCGAGGTTCGGCCGAACGGAAAGGGGAGGATCATCATGACAAGCTATATCGAAGCCCGTGAAAGCATACGGTATTGGATGGGCGACGATGATGCCGGGATACTGAAGACGATCGCAGGGCGCTATATCGGGGCGAATCCGGAAATTCCGTTCGCGCTGCGGCCGTTCGCCGAAACGGGTATTCTTCAGACCGAGGAAGGATATTATGACTTCAACTTCGGCGACCGGTTCCGGGAAGCGAAGCAAGGGGAGGCGGCCTACGCCCTTGGTCTGGTGTGGAGCGACGATGAACGTTCGCTGGATGCCGCGATCATGCCGTACAGCCCGGTCCGCTTCTATCTGAACGAGCGGCTGATGTATCGTTCGGGTGCCGAGGACGAGATGAAGCCCGATGCCAAAATCGCCATTCCGCTGGTGCTGAGCCCGGGCTGGAACACATTGTTGATTGAGGTCCGGAGGACCGAAGCCGGATTCGGCTGCCGCTTCGGAGCCGTGGAGGGCAAGGTCCGCATTCTGCAGGTGCTGTCTCCTTTTGCAGACCGGAAGGACACCGCAGGTTGGGCATATGTCGGACCGC
Proteins encoded:
- a CDS encoding ABC transporter permease, with the protein product MRGTVYLRRYWQLYALLVLPLVYFIIFKYGPMWGVQIAFKDFNFFQGITGSEWIGLDAFREVFQTQDFYKTLRNTLMLNLLDLVVSFPAPLILAIMLHELRIQWFKRLSQTILYIPHFISWVIIGGIVYQVFGTQSGMINNMLMALGFESVPFLTEKNTWLITYLATGVWQSAGWGTILYLAALTGINKELFEAAEVDGAGRFKRIWHITLPGLKTTIVTLLIINLGNMISIGFDRPFVIGNKAVMDYSDVLSTYVYRTGLESGQYTLATVVGLFQAVVGLVFILGANYASKKLTDESII
- a CDS encoding carbohydrate ABC transporter permease, encoding MSERVSSRVFDSVNMILLAVFVLLCLAPFFHIIAISFSSNRAVTSGEVTLFPVEFSLQAYQSVFSDSSMIRSLGFTIMLTLLTTVLCMVMTMIAAYPLTKKKLKGRKVFMFIIIVTMFFSGGIIPEYILVKDLNLLNTIWALVLPGLISPFYLIILISFFNGIPESLEEAAEIDGTSQIGTMLRIILPLSLPVIATLSLFYAVGRWNGFQDTLLYITKEELYPLQLKLYQLVQNNMITDLTRNEGPAAGVRATTESLKAASVVFATVPILVVYPWLQRYFVSGVMLGAVKG